One Chitinophaga sp. H8 DNA window includes the following coding sequences:
- a CDS encoding GlcG/HbpS family heme-binding protein: MSISYKEAVQALNAAIAKSNELNIPVSIVVVDTGGHLMSFARVDSVFGVIDFAVKKARTAVMFGVDSDVMGAIIAGADMHGYGMLNANEGLLTIAGGVVIKNKNGKVIGAIASSGGTPEQDKEIAFAGATTLC, from the coding sequence ATGAGCATTTCCTATAAAGAAGCCGTACAGGCTTTAAATGCAGCTATAGCAAAATCCAATGAGTTAAATATCCCCGTAAGCATCGTCGTGGTAGATACCGGTGGGCATCTGATGTCTTTTGCAAGAGTGGACAGCGTTTTTGGGGTGATTGATTTTGCAGTGAAAAAAGCAAGAACGGCAGTCATGTTTGGTGTAGACAGCGATGTAATGGGGGCTATTATTGCAGGCGCAGATATGCACGGATATGGCATGCTAAATGCCAATGAAGGCTTGCTGACTATTGCCGGAGGGGTGGTGATAAAAAATAAAAACGGGAAAGTCATTGGCGCAATAGCCTCCTCTGGTGGAACACCGGAACAGGATAAGGAGATTGCTTTTGCGGGTGCTACTACGCTTTGCTAA